Genomic DNA from Myxococcaceae bacterium JPH2:
GCGCAGGGGCAGCACCTCGCTGGAGAGATAACCGCCCGGAGAGAAGCGCGCCCGCCACAGGGCACTGCGCTTGTCCCGGGGGTTCCAGTTCCCCCCGAAGACGAAGTTGCCCAGGGAGTAGATGACCGGCGCGCCCCGGTGGGACTCCATCGCCTGGAGCACGTGGGGGTGGCTGCCGAGCACGCCCGCGGCGCCCGCGTCGATGGCGGCATGGGCGAGGCGGACTTGATACGGCTCGGGCGTGTAGTTGCCCTCGCGGCCCCAGTGGAAGAAGGGCAGGACGACATCGGCCTGGGCGCGCGCGGCGAGGATGTCCTCGCGCAGCATGCGCTCCATGGCGGCCTCGTCGGAGAAGGTGCCCGCGACGCCGGGGCTCGTGTCGGTGGCGTAGACCTGGGCGGGCTCGATGTTCCTGTCCCCGAGGAAGAAGTAGCCGAGGAGGGCGAAGCGCACGCCGTTGACGGTGAGGAGGGCGGGCTTGCGTGCCTCGGCCAGGGTGCGTCCCGCGCCGAAGTGCGGAATTCCCGCGGCCTCCAGCGTCATCAGCGTGTCCACCAGCCCCTGCGGGCCGTAGTCCATCATGTGATTGTTGGCCAGGCTCACCGCGTCCACGCCACCCGCGATGAGCACGTTCACCAGCTCCGGGCGCGCGCGGAAGTTGAAGTTCTTGGCCAGCTTGTCCTCGCTGGTGGTGTACGGGCACTCGAGGTTCACCACGAACAGGTCGCCGGAGTCCGCGAGCGGCTTCACCTCGTGGAAGCCGTAGGCGAACATCTCCTCGCGCGTGCGGCCCTTGGCCACCTGTTCATCGAAGTACGTCTCGTAGTGGTGGCCCACCGTCACGTCCCCGCCCACCACCAACGTCACGGGCTGGACGGCCACGCCGGCGTCGGGCTGTCCGGTACTGGACCGACCCGGCGCCTCCCCCTCCGAGTCCACGCCGGCATCCGGGGAAAGAGAGGAGGGCGGGGCGGGCGGAAGCTCGGTCGGCGGAGGGGGCCGGGAGTGGCAGGCCGTGACGAGCACGAGGAGCAAGGCGGCGTAGCGCATGGGCGGAGGGAAACTCTACCTTGCACCGGCGATTGCGCGGCGCGTAGATTGCCCGGCGCTCTCATGGCCCGGGACAAGGACAACATCGCTCTGTCGGATGAGCACAACTCCCGCGGAATCGAGCTGGCGGACCGTGGGTGGCTTGACGAAGCCGTCAAGGAGTTCCGCAAGGCCATCGACCTGGATCCCAGCTCGGCTCACGCGCACGACAACCTGGCGACCGTCTACGCGGAGAAGAAGCAGTTCCGCGAGGCGCTCGCCGAGTACCTCACCGCGCTGAAGCTCGAGCCCGACAGCGCCACGGCCCACTACAACCTGGCCTGCTTCCTCTCCACCCATGCTGCCGAGATGGCGGTGGAGGAGTACAAGGAAGCCATCGAGTTGGATCCGGAGTACCCGGACGCCCACCTCAACCTGGGCCTCACCTACGCGGACCAGGGAAGGGTGGAGGACGCGCTGCGGGAGCTGCAGGCGGCCATCGAGTTGGATCCGCAGGACGCCTTCCCTCGGCACGAGCTGGCGGCGCTGATGATGGACGAGGGCGACTACCGCTCGGCCATCACCCAGCTGAAGGACGTGGTGCGGCTGGAGCCGGACAACTTCGAGGCGCAGCTGGACCTGGGCATCTGCTACGCGCAGAAGGGCTTCTACGCGGAAGCGGAGCGGGCCTACGAGCGCGCCCGCGCGCTCAACGCGGACGACCTGTTGCTCAACTACAACCTGTCCGCGCTGTACGCGCTGTGGGGTCGGCCCAAGGACGCCGTGCAGTATCTGCAGAAGGCGCTCGCGGCGGACCGGCAGAAGGTCATGGGGTGGCTGGCGACGGACCCCATGTTCGATGTGCTCAAGGGCGATACCGACTTCGAAGCCCTCTTCTGAAGGGCGATTCCTATGGAATGGGTATTCCTCGGGCTGGCGATCCTCCTGGTGTTCGCCAATGGTTTCTTCGTGGCGACCGAGTTCGCCATCGTGAAGGTCCGCGCCACGCGGCTGCAGTCGCTGGTGGATGAGGGCACGCCCGGTGCTGGCATGGCGCTGCGGATGGTGCAGGAGCTGGACAAGTACCTGTCCGCCACCCAGTTCGGCATCACGCTCGCGTCGCTCGGCCTGGGCTGGTTGGGCGAGCCCGCCTTCGCCAAGCTGCTGGAGCCCTTGCTGGTGCCGCTCGTGCCGGAGGGCGCGCGCGAGACACTGGCCCACTCGGCGGCGGTGGTCATCGCGTTCAGCATCATCACGTTCCTGCACATCGTGCTGGGGGAGCTTGCGCCCAAGAGCCTGGCCATCCAGCGCGCGGAGTCCACCACGCTCGCGGTGGCCCTGCCGATGCGGGCGTTCTACTTCCTCTTCTACCCGGCCATCTCGCTGCTCAACGGGCTGGCCGCGTGGGTGCTGCGAGTGTTCGGTCTGCACTCGGCCAGCGAGTCCCATGACGCCCACAACGAGGACGAGCTGCGCGTCATCCTGCACAGCTCGGCGCAGGCGGGCGCCATCACCACGGCGCGCGCGGAGTTGCTGGAGCGCGCGCTGGAGATGGCGGAGAAGACGGCGCGCCAGGTGATGGTGCCGCGCAATCAGGTGAAGTTCCTCGACGTGGAGGAGCCGCTCGAGCGCAACATCGCGGACGCCCGCGCCGCGGGGCACACGTGGCTGCCGGTGTGCCGGGGCAACCTCGACGAGGTCGAGGGCGTGGTGAACGTGAAGGACCTGTTCTTCCTCCTGTCCCGCGGCGAGCTGCGCAGCTTGTCCCAGGCGCAGCGCCCGGTGCTCTTCGTTCCGGAGAACGTGACGCTGGAGCAGCTGCTCGCGGAGTTCCGCCGGCGCAAGCGGCAGACCGCGCTCGTCGTCGATGAGCACGGTGGCACCTCGGGCCTCGTCACCATCGCGGACGTCGTGGCGGAGGTGGTGGGTGACGTGGCGGAGCTGGGGCGGCGCGTGGAGGAAGTGCGCGCGCTGCCAGGTGGCCGCTTCGAGCTGCCGGGCACCGCGCAGCTCGATGACCTGGAAGAGCAGCTCGACGTCACCTTCGACCTCAGCGAGGACGAGAAGGGCGAGGTGACGACCATCGCGGGCTACCTGATGGCCAAGCTGGGCCGCGTCCCCGAGAAGGGTGACAGCCTCAAGCTCGACATGTGGCGCATCCAGGTGGAGGACGTGGAGGGGCCTCGCGTGGTGCGCGTGACGGTAGGGCCGCAGGCCAAGGCCACCCCGCCGCCCCCCGCGCGTTCTCCCGAGGTTCCGCCAGCCTCCGGCGAGTCGACCTCGTAGGCGCGACTCAGCCCTTGGTCGCCGCCTTCTTTCGGGTGGCGCCCTTGCGGTTCGCGGGCTCGACCTTGGGCTCGGGGCGCTCAATCTGAAGCAGCTCCAGGTCCGTGTTGCCGGCGGTGGAGATCTTCACGATGCCCACGCCCGGCGCGAACCAGATGAAGCTCTCCAGCGTGCGGCCCTGCGCGCCGGGACGGCTGGCGCGCGCCGTGGTGAGGTTGCGCACCTTGAGGGCCTTGAAGCGGCCCGCGCCCACCGTCACCTCTTCCTCGCCCACCACCGTGGCTTCCTTGTCGAACGTGGTGGCGATGATGGGGCGCAGGCCATGCGGTCCGCCCTTGCCCGGTGGCGGCTGAATCTTGACCGACAGGCTGTTCTTCCACGTGCCGCCGGGGACCATGACGGATGGCGCGGGCACCGCGACGCCTTCAGCGCTCACCACCTCCACGTTCATCCCTGAGGCGGACAGCAGCGTGCCCTCCAGCCCACCGAGCGCGGTGTTGACGCCCTCCGCCGAGCAGGTGACCTCCGTCTGTCCGTCGCGTCCCTTGAGGCTCACCGCGAGCGTCCCGTGGAGTCCTTCCGGCACGGGCGTGACGTCCTTCGTGGCGAGCACCATCCGCGACGAGTGTCCCGCCCGGTAGGTCAGCCGCAGGCCTTCCTCGAGCGGGAACCACGGGTTGGGACAGGCCGCTACAGGCATGTCGGACCGGGGTGCTACGTCCGGAGTCGGAGAAGTTCCCACGAGAAGCGACAGAGCAAGCAGGGGGTGGAACGTAGGTCGCCTCCGAACAGGTCCACGAGAAGGTAGGGTGGCGCGCCGACGTGGCAAGCCCCCGCGCGTCGTGTGTCCGCGGCGCGGCAAGCAGCCGAACGTAGGGTCATGCGTGGCATGGTCACGCTTGATCGTCCGGAGTGCGACTGGTACTCCTGCCGATCGCTGCGGGGCCGATTTTTCGGCCTCGCGCTCACTTTCAACCCGCTTCACCGTCCCTCCATCAGGAGTCCGCTGGCATGCGAATCAAGCGCCTGGACATCACCGGCTTCAAATCCTTCATGGAGCGGAGCGTCTTCACGTTCGACGACGGCGTCACGGGCGTCGTGGGCCCCAACGGCTGCGGCAAGTCGAACGTCGTGGACGCCATCCGCTGGGTGATGGGCGAGCAGAGCGCGAAGAACTTGCGCGGCCGCGGGATGGAAGACG
This window encodes:
- a CDS encoding tetratricopeptide repeat protein is translated as MARDKDNIALSDEHNSRGIELADRGWLDEAVKEFRKAIDLDPSSAHAHDNLATVYAEKKQFREALAEYLTALKLEPDSATAHYNLACFLSTHAAEMAVEEYKEAIELDPEYPDAHLNLGLTYADQGRVEDALRELQAAIELDPQDAFPRHELAALMMDEGDYRSAITQLKDVVRLEPDNFEAQLDLGICYAQKGFYAEAERAYERARALNADDLLLNYNLSALYALWGRPKDAVQYLQKALAADRQKVMGWLATDPMFDVLKGDTDFEALF
- a CDS encoding CapA family protein; amino-acid sequence: MRYAALLLVLVTACHSRPPPPTELPPAPPSSLSPDAGVDSEGEAPGRSSTGQPDAGVAVQPVTLVVGGDVTVGHHYETYFDEQVAKGRTREEMFAYGFHEVKPLADSGDLFVVNLECPYTTSEDKLAKNFNFRARPELVNVLIAGGVDAVSLANNHMMDYGPQGLVDTLMTLEAAGIPHFGAGRTLAEARKPALLTVNGVRFALLGYFFLGDRNIEPAQVYATDTSPGVAGTFSDEAAMERMLREDILAARAQADVVLPFFHWGREGNYTPEPYQVRLAHAAIDAGAAGVLGSHPHVLQAMESHRGAPVIYSLGNFVFGGNWNPRDKRSALWRARFSPGGYLSSEVLPLRTDRYPEFPVQPVPVSGADAEEVLRLLARSSTGLEKMLPELEPWARPLPSP
- a CDS encoding HlyC/CorC family transporter, producing MEWVFLGLAILLVFANGFFVATEFAIVKVRATRLQSLVDEGTPGAGMALRMVQELDKYLSATQFGITLASLGLGWLGEPAFAKLLEPLLVPLVPEGARETLAHSAAVVIAFSIITFLHIVLGELAPKSLAIQRAESTTLAVALPMRAFYFLFYPAISLLNGLAAWVLRVFGLHSASESHDAHNEDELRVILHSSAQAGAITTARAELLERALEMAEKTARQVMVPRNQVKFLDVEEPLERNIADARAAGHTWLPVCRGNLDEVEGVVNVKDLFFLLSRGELRSLSQAQRPVLFVPENVTLEQLLAEFRRRKRQTALVVDEHGGTSGLVTIADVVAEVVGDVAELGRRVEEVRALPGGRFELPGTAQLDDLEEQLDVTFDLSEDEKGEVTTIAGYLMAKLGRVPEKGDSLKLDMWRIQVEDVEGPRVVRVTVGPQAKATPPPPARSPEVPPASGESTS